The Sardina pilchardus chromosome 24, fSarPil1.1, whole genome shotgun sequence nucleotide sequence GTCCTGGGTCCTGTTAGGGCTTTTTGTGCTCAGAATCCTGATCTACCTCAGGTCTTCCAGAAGGAGCCATTCTGTTTTGGAAACCTGATCTGCTCCGAAATAACAGGATAGCTGGTGTTGGTGCTCCCCCAGATACATGGTGCAATGAATCAGTCAGTACTGAGCGCATTCTGCGTTGTAAGCCCAAGAAACATGGTGCATACACATTTTAGGTGGGCATTAAATATAATCGGAGCggggggttggtgggtgggggggggggggttgaaactAAATTCAGCTCTAGTGTATTGCACTTATAGAAGCCCACCCTAATCTGCAATCAGTTAAACTGCCCGTCATTAATCAAACATTTAGAAAACAGTCACTCCGCACAATAGCTCCATAGCACTACCTTTGTACATCTGGTGTCATATAAATCATACTCAGACCATGAATTGGCTGGCTCGAGTATTTGTTTAACTTCGGTCAGCTGTCAAAATGTATTGTCCAGGTCCAGAACTCACTTTTTGAAATGGAATCGGAGCATATAGCTGTCCAAAAAGCAAATGGCAGCTGAATTGTTAAAAAGTCTAATGCAAAGATTATAGACAGTAAATCTCTCACAGAGAGCATTATCAGTATATAAAACAATTTAACACTGCTGTGACCTCGCAAGTCCAATGCGATTTCCGCTGGATTAGTTTACTTGAAGTGCACAATAGCAATGAACTGCGAGCAAAAGCGAATCGGTCAGTCTACAGAGGGGGTTTACCTTTTCCAGTTAAAGGCAACACTTTTCTCACCAATATCAGTCGCTCCATCAGTGCAGAAATGGAAGAGCCTCTTACACTTTTTGAGTTAAGAAGTATAACATTTCTTAAGATTTCGCAAACATCCTTCTGCCTGCCACTCCACCCCACACCCCGTTGCCCGGCTTACCGTCTCAACTTCTGGGGTGAAAGGAGTGGAGGTTTCTTATGCAACGTGTGAGGTGAACTGAGCTGACCAGTGTAGACCCCTCTCACatgaatgcacgcacgcatacatacacacagacacacacacacacacacacacacaagcatacacacacacacacacacacacacacacacacacacacaagcatgtgcacacatacacacactcgcgcgcacacacacacacagacacacacacaagcatgtgcacacatacacacacttgcgcacacacacacacacacacagacacacacacaagcatacacacatacacacacacacacacacacacacacacacacacacatatacgtgcacacacacacacacacacacacacacacacacacagacacaaacacacacacagacacacacacaagcatacacacatacacacactcatacacacacacacacacacactcacacacacacacacatacacatatatgtgcgcacagacacacacacacacacacacacacacacacacacacacacgtgcacacacacacacacacacatggttggCCATTTGCACACAGAGGGAGGCGAGTCACGCTCCCTCTGGCAAGGTCACCTGCCATTGTCCATAGCTGTTTGCCGGCTTTTGTGTGATAGGctaccccacctcctcctctcctccttttccctcctccttcacctcccgCACCTCCAAGGCCACGGGTTCGGACCACCAAGTGTAGCCAATGTGTAACATGAGCAACAAGCCCTGAGCTTCAAGGGGCTCTGTAAGGACGCGCTCGGAAACTTTACCCTCTCCTGGAGGTCTTTCTTTTCGGGGCAATGGAGGGGGCGAAGGATGGAGGGTCAAGTGATTGGCTGCGTGACTTAAAAGAAAATCTGCGAGATAACGATCATTCTGCTCTTATCTCCAGCGTCTTTTTGAAGACCTCCCTAAGGTCAAGTAGTGGCTCAGAAATTGTTTAGAGCTTGTGTTGCCTTGTTCAGCGcacaaacattttgaatgtcGTCTTGACAATAACTGGCCTCCTTGATCGCCGTAAGTGGGGAACCCTTGCATTGCCGGATATTTAAAATGGTCTCCGTGGATGTAGAAAGTGAGTTGCAAGTCTGTAAACCCAGATAAGACACAACAAATGGCAGGAGAAATGTGCGTCTGGCCAGGTTGCTAGTACTCGAGTCTACCACTGGAGGGACACAGAGAACCAGCAATGATTCTGCTTCAGTTCAATAGACCAATAGTGTCACATGGTTTTAATATACTGTCACTGGCATGTTTTCTTACTGCAATGTGCATCCATTGTTTGGCTGTGGGCACATTCCTATTGTTTCACATGTTGTTGTTTGTCAAGCTGTGTTTTGTCAACTAATTAGAACTATCCAGAAGGAAGAAGGAAATGAAATGGCCAACAGCAGGTTGGGCCACTTCTCGCTGACTGGTCTAGTTTGGGGGTGGAACTTCTCATTTATTCTGCTTTGaatatttcattattttaccTCAGTAATAATGGTtgtaatttttttgttttgcctaATGTGTCTAAATTAGGTGACAAAACAACCCTACATATAGCTAGAGCTCATTTGTTTAAAAGGAAAACACCTTATGTGTCCAATTCACCTAAGTGTGTGCTTTTCCATTTCTTTTGTTCATCTGTCTTTCACTACTTCCTTGTTCTGATTTTCTTCAAGTGTCCTCAGCATTTccaatattttttatataatttcTCTGTATTACCTTTATGTTAAGGCTGTTCAAGTAAATAAGTTGACACCTCTACCAAGTTtccccagatttttttttcattttgtggtatgtttatgttttttgctctctctctctctgctgaatgGACTTCATCTGTTGCCACGCACACTGGCCCCTTTTCAAAGCCAACAGAGCCAAAGGGACCTTCTTAAGATACTCCTTTTCACCTGTTGGTGATCCCTCATTTGTATGCAAGACAGAGAACCTTTTAAAGTAAACCAAGAAACCGTTCGAAGGTGAAACATCTCGTGTTTTTGGCTCTCGGGACAGACTCTCCATCAGGGGAGACATGAAGTCCACAAAGGCGCCATAGTTCTTCGCCCCCAAAGACCGAAGACACTCGAATCACACTCACTAACATGTGCGGTTCACCCAAGACCACAAActgacccccccaaccccaccacccaAATGAAATGTGATTTTGTTTTCTGACCACTCAGGCTTTATTCAATTTGCTCCCTGTGTACATATTAAATGACATTATTGATACATCTATACATCTCTTGTCATTACAATAATTCTTCAACATTGCTCTTACACGCACACTACAATATTAGTCATAAATTCTCAAAATGAAGAGATGTGCATAACAAAATTGTCTCATAAAATGTCTGTACACTCCATTTTTTGTGGAAATCGTCTTGTTATACAGTCAGAGATTTGTCTGTTGtttaaaaacaagcaaaacGTTTGTCTGAGAGTCAggaattttttgttttgtcatagCAGCAGTTATCTGTCAGAAAGTGATGTAGCATCTTGAAAAGGCAGAACTAGAAAATCCCACAGCCTGCGAAAAACCATCCCAGCCCCACAACATTCGAGCACTGCAATTTTTTTAGAGACAGTATCAAGCAGAATTGCTGTAACAGATCAAACAAATGTTCTTTTCAGCAAAAGTAGCAGTTGTGTGCTCAGATTTTACAATGTCAATGATTTAAGCCTATTAGCTGCATGAACATTATGATATGAGAGCCCCTAAAAACAACATCCAAATAACCGTGATTTTGCATAGGTGTTAGAAAAACGGAAAATATTCTGTGTGTCAGTTATGAATTCTGTGCACAAAAGGTTGAATAATTTAATTTGTTGCCCATCACCCTATTAACAAAAAGGTTGCTTTGAGGGGAGAATAGTGGGGGAGTGAGAAGGTATAGAGGAAAGAAGAAATAGTTTGTCCAGTCTGAAAATGCTGTTTTGTTATTGTGACTGCATCAGTAGATTTCCTTTGTGTCTTTTCATGATGATTCTGCcaggaagaaaacaaaaacacaacatgaaTACAATGCCATTTTCTTCACTGATTGGCAgcattctttcttttgtttatttgatgCAGTTACATTAGATCTCTCCTTCAAACTGTTTGACCACAAAGTCACAAATACGGTGGACGGTTTGTGTTTACCTGTTGTATAGACTCCACCATAACCTGCTTGTACAATCCAGAATGCTAGGAACTCTGATTGGTGTTAATGGCAACCCCTGAAAAGTAACACGAAACAGAAAGTTAGTACCGGGCAACGTGCATATTTGAAACCATTGTACATTGCATGGCATATTGGCCGGAGGGTGTGGTACCTGGTGTTGTATCGTCTGGATTATCTTGCTGATCGGGTGCTTCAGCAGTGACGGCTAATGAGAAGAAAGCGAGTCGGTCAGATTTCTAAGTAACCAAAGGAAACCTGTCCTAGATTTGTACCATTCTCACTGGGTACAGTAATTGACATTCCATACTATTATGATTGCATAAATCGAGTTTGTCAAGTTTTTACGGTAAGGTGTCtcaaatgttttatgtacatgttgGGGTGTGTCTTACCAGCAGACAGGTCCTCTGCCTCAGAGGAGGGCACTATCTCTGTGGAAACAAGCAAACACTTCtttagctaaaaaaaaaatcccctaaTCGAGGGAACAATGGTGGGTTCTCAGGCCCTCACGTGAGCCTTCCATTTCACACAAATATAGTGTTTCTTCTTTGGCCAGGGCAGACCTCAGAATGGTGGGCCCTAGTAGTGTTTCATCTGCCCACCTGCACTACCCACTACCCACTACCCACTACCCACCCATCCATGCGTTAGATTAGCAGTGGGCTTACCCTCAGATGTGGCATCCATGTCATCATCCTCAGCTAGAGTGAAAAACACAGAAAGCGGATGACATTTAGGAACCTTTTTTCTCACAGCCAACATAATATACGTAAAATCAGGAATTACCAGCCTAAGTAATCAGTAATGCTCACTAAGGTCTGTCTTTGGGACCTAGCTTACTGTTGACAGAGTAGTATACACACAGTGTTGCCATTGTGAatcacagaatgtgtgtgtgtgtgtgtgtgtgtgtgtgtgtgtgtgtgtgtcctcacctgtgGAATCTAGCTCAGTGCTCTTCTCCATGCTCTCCTCTGGTGTGACAAACAGAGTCAGTGATTACATGAATCACAATAGCAACTTATAGAGTTCAAACCGCTCGCTCACACGGTCACAATCAATTATTAAACTCAAAATATTTGATTTACTCAGTTTGAATGTAATGTTTTAAGTACTTTGTTCACTTGTTTGAAGTATTCTAAGACTTATAGTAACAATAGTATTCAATAGAGGTCAAAAACACAAGGAAATCTGCAATGAAATTCCACTACCTTTTGAGGTTGACTCTGATGCATCAGCATCATCCTGGTCTTCCTGTGCTGATTCTGtgaggagagatagataggCTAGTTTGTTGGGCTAGATAGTGGTACATGGAATCAGAGAAAAGCGACTTCGTAACATTCACAACACAAAGAGATGCTATAATATAGACAACCATGTAGCATTTTATGGGACATGTAAATTCATTGTTGATGCATATATACAGGGTACAATCAGCATGTTGCTGTCGCACTTTGGGACCTGTAGACAGGGTTATGCATAGCCAAACAGAGGATTAAAATGAGATTATTTTACACACCCATGATCTCTGAGCTTCCTGCTGCCTCGCTGGTTGGCACTATTGAAAGAACATGCAAATTGATTAGTGATGATGACATTTCAGCATATTGATAGGCCTGTTTTAATATATCCCTCTGTATCGTTGATTTGTGTCGCGATTTAGAGCTTGACCCACCCACCTTCTGATTTGTCCTCCATTGTGTCAGTCTCTTTCTCGCTGGCATCTTCGCTCTCTTTGTCATCCGACGACTCGTCACTCATCTCCTTCTCGTCACTTTTCTCCTTCTCGTCGCTTTTATCCTCGTCACTTTTCTCCTTCTCGTCGCTCTTATCATCGTCGTCACTTTTGTCCTCGTCGCTCTTATCCTCGTCGCTCTCCTCCCTGGTGGCGAACTCGGAGTCCTCGCCGGCGCTGTCCTGCATCTGCCCCTCGAAAGGGTCCTGGCTTCCTATGGGCATGCCTTCCTCCAGGACTGGCATCTTCTCcatctccgcctcctcctcctcctcactgatAGGCTGGCCTTCCTCGATAGCGGTggctttttcctcctcctcctcctcctcctcctcctgactgCTGATGGCCTCCCCTTCATCCTTGTCAGCTACGCTCTTGGTGTCCTCGTCACTGTCGTCCCCAGCTTCCTTCTCCTGCTTGCTCTCTCCTGCCTCTTTGGCCTCGCTGGCCTCCTCGGTGTCTGCCTCGGATTCGGAGCTTGTATCTTTGGCCTCTTTGGCTCCTGCCTCTTTGTCGGCAGAGTCTTCCTCGCTGTTGGAGTCCATCATGGACGCTTTCTCAGTTGAGGAAGACGTGTCGTCATCTTCGTCGTCATCCTCCGAGTTTGAGCTGTCCTCTTTGGCCTCCACTTTGTCGTCGTCCTCTGACGAAGGCATGCTGTCCATTTCTGCGCTGGCTTTGATGTCAGCGTCTGCCTCTGCGCTTTCTGCGCTTTCTTTCTCGGCTACCACCGCTGGTTCCTCGTCGTCGGCTGAATCCGATGTGTCCTCGTTAGTGTCCTTCTCCTCTTTTGAGTCTTTGCCCCCTCCAGCCTCATCGCTTTCAGAATCAACCTTGTCAGGTACTTCCTCAGTTTCGTCCTTGTCTGGAGAGGCCTCGTCGCTGGCGCTGTCTGGGGAGTCCTGCTGCTCACTGGCATCTGCTTCTTCACTGGCATCTGCCACCTCACTGGCACCCGCCTCTTCACTGCTGTCATCCTTATCGGCAGTGACATTATCATCTTGCTCAGACTCTGTTTCAGAGGTTAAATAGGAATGTGCATTTCAGTGCAGAATCACATTTGATTTTAAAATTTAAAAGACTTTCATTTTTGGGGGGATTTAAATCATTTCAATTGATGTCTGTCTTGTATGGGTTTTAGATATTCCCATAAATTACTCTAGTACAGTTGTTTTTATTGAAACACTTTCAAAGCCTTTCCAAAGTAACATAGCAACGTAATTTTAGCACAGTCTTGGCCCAAGATTTGTGTCTTTGTGGGATTGTCTACAAGTAAAGTGCAACATGCAATGAGGAAGATAAAAGAGTTGTGATGAATTGGAAGGATAAATGGATAATAAGTATGGATATGTAAAGTAATAATGTATAACTTTCTCAAAATTTGTCTCTGCTGGTCCAAGACCTCAAAATTGCATCTATAGTTCTAAAAAATCATAAAGTAAAATACTTGTGTCTTCTTTATGGTTTGGTTCAGGGATGTTATTGTATTGGTAATATTGTTATCACTGTAATACTGTATCGCATAGATTTGCAGGCTAAAAACAAAAGTTACACATTGCACCTTTAATTGTGAAATCAGACGCAACACTTTTTCCCCTCACTGGTGAGAGGAGCTATGGGACCCCTACAAATGGAGCTCAGTAGCTCTGAGACTGTTATCTGGGATTGCCATGGCCCATGGCTCTTAATGTGGTCTCAACGGCCTGTTCATTTGTTTTGAGGAATGCTAACCTGAGTTATCTGACTCCGTGGCTTCCTCAGTCGTGTCGGCCTCAGCAGtctctacaaaaaaaaaaaagacaagaaaagaaagaaattaattCTACCAGGGAACCTAATCGTAGGCATCGAACTGACCAGTGAAATGGTAACTGTAGTAGTAGATGGAGTAGAAGGTGCAAAGAGAAGCCAAAAGGTTTTAGACAGGAGTTGACCATCTGGCGACATTGTTATCATCTGAATGGGCTCACAGGCcggactttttgtcagacatctTAATCACCACTCCAGTGAACCTCATTAACACTGGCTGTCTAAATGGCATGACTGGACAGGGGGCGGCTCTTATCTTAAGTCACATTAGCAGTTTGGCAAAACCTGAAAAGATGGGGCTCGTTTTTTGACAGGTATCATGTAATGGGGTCACCAACTTTCCAAAGGTTGAAATCAGATTTGGTTACATGAAATGTGTTGCCCTGTGTTAATCCCCCATCTAGCATTTAAAATAGACACCTTTCCTTGGTCTCAGAGGAGGTGGCTTGACTTGACATTCTAATTGGTGTTGGTTAATGTTTGGCAAGCTAACTATTTTCCATTAGCCATGCTCACTGGCCTGTAGAGTCTGACCTAGAAGCAACTGGTGCACCAACATGAAATGTTGAAAGACATATAACTGTGGCcttatatttttgtttatttgtggaCATTTACCTGTGTCGTCTGTCTCTTCAGATGTGTCCGGCTCAGAAGAGTCCTGGCTCTCAGTTACAGCCTCAATTATCTCTGTAAATTAATTGTAAGTTATAGTCTTTACAGTAATGATCAATGTATGTATCAATCAGTtataacagaacaaaaacaaaatcagttGGTAGTTTAATGAGCTCAGTTCACCAGATAACGCTTTCTGTATTTAATTTATGTTTCAGGTTATTGCTAGCCTCAGTACCAGAAGAACTTAGCCCTGCCTATTGAG carries:
- the stm gene encoding protein starmaker yields the protein MLSRTLCVVCLVFAVAGVVLSAPVTDGQDSDDRAAPVIAFLNGDVNSATTSRPNQRDSGITDGTDSAEKMAGAHPTVPNQPDADESVEDTTTSPDSQEIIEAVTESQDSSEPDTSEETDDTETAEADTTEEATESDNSESEQDDNVTADKDDSSEEAGASEVADASEEADASEQQDSPDSASDEASPDKDETEEVPDKVDSESDEAGGGKDSKEEKDTNEDTSDSADDEEPAVVAEKESAESAEADADIKASAEMDSMPSSEDDDKVEAKEDSSNSEDDDEDDDTSSSTEKASMMDSNSEEDSADKEAGAKEAKDTSSESEADTEEASEAKEAGESKQEKEAGDDSDEDTKSVADKDEGEAISSQEEEEEEEEEKATAIEEGQPISEEEEEAEMEKMPVLEEGMPIGSQDPFEGQMQDSAGEDSEFATREESDEDKSDEDKSDDDDKSDEKEKSDEDKSDEKEKSDEKEMSDESSDDKESEDASEKETDTMEDKSEVPTSEAAGSSEIMESAQEDQDDADASESTSKEESMEKSTELDSTAEDDDMDATSEEIVPSSEAEDLSAAVTAEAPDQQDNPDDTTPGVAINTNQSS